In one Ktedonobacteraceae bacterium genomic region, the following are encoded:
- a CDS encoding LL-diaminopimelate aminotransferase yields the protein MHLSNTIQNLPPYHFADAKKRIADRKAAGVDVISLSMGDPDLPAPQVVIDRLCESLQNPENHRYPEYRGMRALHEAFAEWFERRFDVQLAPERDILPLLGSKEGISYVATSVLNPGDISLIPDPYYPAYVTACTTIGAEPYMLPLLEQHGYLPDLESIPADVLARARLLWLNYPNNPTTACADRAFFEHAVEFAHRHDLVIIHDMAYAEVYYGDFRPMSILQIPGAFDIAVELHSLSKTYNMAGFRAGILVGNPELVDAVGRLKSNIDSGMFRPIQYAAIEALRLPESWIEQRNAIYRRRRDMLVSGCDECGMRAQPPQAGLYVWARIPRGFTSRDFANWLFDKTGVFITPGTNFGDRGEGYARISLTAPDERIEMALERMRAALA from the coding sequence ATGCATCTATCCAATACCATACAAAACCTGCCACCCTATCATTTTGCCGACGCCAAAAAGAGAATAGCCGACCGTAAAGCAGCAGGCGTAGACGTAATCAGCCTCTCGATGGGCGACCCTGATCTGCCGGCGCCCCAGGTCGTTATAGATCGCCTATGCGAATCACTGCAAAACCCCGAAAATCACCGTTATCCAGAGTATCGTGGTATGCGCGCGCTGCATGAGGCGTTCGCAGAATGGTTCGAGCGGCGCTTTGACGTGCAACTGGCACCCGAACGCGATATACTACCCCTGCTTGGCTCAAAAGAGGGCATTTCCTATGTGGCAACCTCTGTACTCAATCCAGGGGATATTTCGCTTATCCCTGACCCGTATTATCCAGCGTATGTCACTGCCTGCACAACAATAGGCGCGGAGCCATATATGCTGCCCCTGCTGGAACAGCATGGCTATCTTCCTGATCTGGAAAGTATCCCGGCGGATGTGCTAGCGAGGGCGCGCCTGCTCTGGCTAAATTATCCGAATAACCCGACAACGGCGTGCGCCGACCGCGCTTTTTTTGAACATGCCGTGGAGTTTGCCCATCGTCACGACCTGGTCATCATTCACGATATGGCCTATGCCGAGGTCTACTACGGTGATTTTCGCCCTATGAGTATCCTACAAATTCCGGGCGCCTTTGATATCGCGGTTGAACTCCACTCGCTTAGCAAGACCTATAACATGGCGGGTTTCCGTGCCGGCATACTGGTGGGAAATCCTGAGCTTGTAGATGCAGTCGGGCGCTTGAAAAGCAATATCGATAGTGGAATGTTCCGGCCCATCCAGTATGCCGCTATCGAGGCCCTGCGCCTGCCAGAGTCCTGGATAGAACAGCGCAATGCCATCTACAGGCGAAGGCGGGATATGCTGGTGTCCGGGTGCGACGAATGCGGGATGCGTGCGCAGCCACCACAAGCAGGGTTGTATGTATGGGCACGTATACCCAGGGGGTTCACATCGCGCGATTTCGCCAACTGGCTTTTTGACAAGACAGGCGTTTTCATCACTCCCGGCACAAATTTTGGAGACAGAGGTGAGGGTTACGCGCGCATCTCGCTAACCGCACCAGATGAGCGGATCGAGATGGCATTGGAGCGCATGCGGGCAGCGCTGGCTTAA